The following coding sequences lie in one Erwinia amylovora genomic window:
- a CDS encoding class I adenylate-forming enzyme family protein — translation MPVHDRVQRHAAEKPDDAALNIDGETLNWRQLWQSSNALYQHLCQQSLAKGVVAIASANDITFPVAWLAASARPFTAAVIDPLMAQQPLGEILSRLKPDLLLLKRQDRQLIALADRLAIRWLALDGWQHAPPVADDRAFSADMQAATPFLIGFTSGTTSLPKAFIRSRRSWRCSLENGAQIFRLADAPSTLYPGPLSHGIGLYCLNETLYAGGCFYSTARWQPPAVLALLAQQQIERLVVVPTMIAGLAAAAQSDYPGLRSLLSAGAKLELNHYRLARALFPQAVMQEYYGASELGFVAVSTLDNDDISASLASVGRAFPATAITIRNDDGQTLPAGQPGTIWLTSEQIIDGYVWGDDGSAIEKRPWGATVGDIGYLDAQQRLHMTGRRGNMILSGGNNIYLCEIESLIKSLPGVIEAVVIALDDAYLGKKMVAVIEADADVIGQLPQQSAARLAKYKRPRHYYQITRWPLTSSGKIKRAELEQRIKDGSCTALTELPA, via the coding sequence ATGCCGGTGCACGATCGCGTGCAGCGTCATGCGGCAGAAAAGCCCGATGACGCCGCGCTGAATATCGATGGTGAGACGCTGAACTGGCGTCAGCTGTGGCAAAGTTCAAACGCGCTGTACCAGCATCTTTGCCAGCAGTCGTTAGCCAAAGGCGTGGTGGCGATCGCCAGCGCCAATGACATTACCTTTCCCGTTGCCTGGCTGGCGGCCAGCGCCCGGCCGTTCACGGCGGCGGTTATCGATCCGCTAATGGCGCAACAGCCGCTGGGCGAGATACTGAGCCGCCTGAAACCGGACCTGCTGCTGCTGAAACGGCAGGATCGCCAGCTGATCGCGCTGGCGGATCGGCTGGCGATCCGCTGGCTGGCGCTCGATGGCTGGCAGCACGCGCCGCCGGTCGCCGACGATCGCGCTTTCAGCGCCGATATGCAGGCGGCAACGCCGTTTCTGATCGGTTTCACCTCCGGGACTACCAGCCTGCCAAAGGCGTTTATCCGCTCGCGCCGCTCCTGGCGCTGTAGCTTAGAAAACGGTGCGCAGATCTTCCGGCTGGCGGATGCCCCGTCGACGTTATATCCCGGCCCGCTGTCGCACGGTATCGGGCTTTACTGCCTGAATGAAACCCTGTATGCCGGCGGCTGTTTTTACAGCACGGCGCGCTGGCAGCCGCCGGCGGTGCTGGCGTTGCTGGCGCAGCAGCAGATTGAGCGGCTGGTGGTAGTGCCAACGATGATCGCCGGGCTGGCCGCCGCCGCGCAGTCAGACTATCCCGGCTTGCGCTCTCTGCTCAGCGCCGGGGCCAAGCTGGAACTGAATCATTATCGCCTTGCCAGGGCGCTGTTCCCGCAGGCGGTGATGCAGGAATATTACGGTGCCTCCGAGCTGGGCTTTGTTGCCGTCTCTACCCTTGATAATGACGATATCAGCGCTTCGCTGGCCAGCGTTGGCCGGGCATTCCCCGCAACGGCAATCACCATCCGCAATGACGATGGTCAAACATTGCCCGCCGGGCAGCCGGGTACTATCTGGCTGACCAGCGAACAGATTATTGACGGCTATGTATGGGGCGACGACGGCAGCGCCATCGAAAAACGGCCGTGGGGCGCTACGGTTGGCGATATCGGCTATCTCGACGCGCAGCAGCGCCTGCATATGACTGGCCGCCGGGGAAATATGATCCTCAGCGGTGGCAATAATATTTATCTCTGTGAAATTGAATCGCTGATCAAAAGCCTGCCCGGCGTAATTGAAGCGGTGGTGATTGCGCTCGATGATGCTTATCTGGGGAAAAAAATGGTGGCGGTGATTGAGGCCGATGCTGACGTCATCGGGCAGCTGCCGCAGCAAAGCGCCGCCCGGCTGGCAAAATACAAACGCCCGCGTCATTACTATCAGATTACACGGTGGCCGTTGACGTCGAGCGGAAAAATCAAACGCGCCGAGCTGGAACAGAGGATCAAAGATGGCAGCTGCACAGCGCTTACTGAATTACCAGCCTGA
- a CDS encoding acyl-CoA thioesterase, whose protein sequence is MQQHNSETFRISMRDIDLHGHVHNSVYLDYFEDAVVNAFRRYHLLPLFRPQSAGVAYHVKKCEATFHHPLTVDDEVMPLVAVEKLGNSSLVFSVQLLLADKSTLCAEGKLIWVCVNPRDHKPCPIPDETRAALRQHLPFTAASA, encoded by the coding sequence ATGCAGCAGCACAACAGCGAAACGTTTCGCATCTCAATGCGGGATATTGATTTGCATGGCCATGTGCATAATTCGGTCTATTTAGACTACTTTGAAGACGCGGTGGTTAATGCCTTTCGCCGTTACCATCTGCTGCCACTGTTTCGCCCGCAGAGCGCTGGCGTAGCCTATCATGTGAAAAAATGTGAGGCAACGTTCCACCATCCGCTGACGGTGGATGATGAAGTGATGCCGCTGGTGGCGGTAGAAAAACTGGGCAACAGCAGCTTAGTTTTTTCTGTGCAACTGCTGCTGGCGGATAAAAGCACTCTCTGCGCCGAGGGGAAACTGATCTGGGTTTGCGTTAATCCGCGGGATCATAAACCCTGCCCGATCCCGGATGAAACCCGCGCCGCATTGCGCCAGCACCTGCCGTTTACTGCGGCCAGCGCCTGA
- a CDS encoding zinc-dependent alcohol dehydrogenase family protein, with the protein MKASLFTRAMVREFGNIEDILRLEQAELPELAAGQVRVKMSFATINPSDLITIAGAYRSRIALPFVPGFEGVGSICQSGDPALAVGQRVLPVGSMGAWQNYKDSDAQWCFPLPDFVSDRQAATGYVNPMTALLMLKEELDFTPGMRIIINAANSAIGKMLIRIANHMGLEPIVIVRKAENLPLLAGYATEQRLNSSAAGYPQALAALQRSGGVAAIFDCIGGEESLTLAGALAPGGQFIHYGLLSGQPIPPAFWRSRPDIRFSHFHLRQWVHGREKAGVQSKIDEVMALIGDGVIATGIAAEYALTEIDKAVAAVKSGQLKGKILLRL; encoded by the coding sequence ATGAAAGCCAGTTTATTCACCAGAGCGATGGTTCGCGAGTTCGGCAATATCGAGGATATCCTGCGGCTTGAGCAGGCCGAACTGCCCGAGCTTGCCGCCGGACAGGTGCGGGTAAAAATGTCCTTTGCCACCATCAACCCTTCCGATTTGATCACTATCGCCGGCGCCTACCGTTCACGTATTGCCCTGCCGTTTGTACCCGGCTTTGAGGGCGTGGGAAGCATCTGCCAGAGCGGCGATCCGGCGCTGGCGGTCGGCCAGCGCGTGCTGCCGGTTGGCAGCATGGGGGCCTGGCAAAACTACAAAGACAGCGATGCACAATGGTGCTTTCCCCTGCCCGATTTCGTTAGCGACCGCCAGGCGGCCACCGGCTACGTCAACCCGATGACCGCGCTGCTGATGCTGAAGGAAGAGCTGGACTTCACGCCCGGCATGCGCATTATCATCAATGCCGCCAATTCGGCTATCGGCAAAATGCTGATCCGCATCGCCAACCATATGGGGCTGGAGCCAATTGTCATCGTGCGCAAGGCGGAAAACCTTCCGCTGTTGGCCGGTTACGCCACCGAACAGCGGCTGAACAGCAGCGCGGCGGGTTACCCCCAGGCGCTGGCCGCCCTGCAGCGCAGCGGCGGCGTGGCGGCAATCTTCGACTGTATCGGCGGTGAAGAGTCGCTGACGCTGGCCGGAGCGCTGGCCCCCGGCGGGCAGTTTATTCATTATGGCCTGCTGTCCGGTCAGCCGATCCCGCCAGCTTTCTGGCGCAGCCGCCCCGATATCCGTTTTTCCCATTTCCATCTGCGCCAGTGGGTACACGGCCGCGAAAAGGCCGGGGTACAAAGCAAAATCGATGAAGTGATGGCGCTGATCGGTGACGGGGTGATTGCCACCGGGATTGCCGCCGAGTATGCGCTGACGGAGATTGATAAGGCGGTGGCGGCGGTGAAATCAGGCCAGCTGAAAGGCAAGATCTTGCTGCGGCTGTAA
- a CDS encoding biotin transporter BioY, with translation MISPLRWKLALTTRSRNVKPERIVMSTKDIVYIALFAAMTAALGLFPAFNLPVIAVPITAQSMGCMLAGAIAGAKRGALAMVLFDLLVAIGLPLLAGGRGGFGIFIGPGGGFILAWPLAALLIGWLYRRSLYCLTWVKELLIVTLGGLVLVYSMGIPWIAAVAGISLKQAAVASLGFLPGDLVKVVLVVAIVRTVRRAWPTLE, from the coding sequence ATGATATCGCCGCTGCGCTGGAAGCTCGCGCTTACGACCCGCAGCCGCAACGTAAAACCTGAGAGAATAGTTATGTCCACCAAAGATATTGTTTATATCGCGCTGTTTGCTGCCATGACGGCGGCGCTGGGCCTGTTCCCGGCCTTTAACCTGCCGGTGATTGCCGTGCCGATCACCGCCCAGTCAATGGGCTGCATGCTGGCCGGGGCGATTGCCGGCGCAAAACGCGGCGCGCTGGCGATGGTGCTGTTCGACCTGCTGGTGGCCATCGGGCTGCCGCTGCTGGCCGGCGGGCGCGGCGGCTTTGGCATCTTTATTGGCCCGGGCGGCGGTTTTATCCTCGCCTGGCCGCTGGCGGCGCTGCTGATTGGCTGGCTTTATCGCCGCAGCCTGTATTGCCTGACATGGGTGAAAGAGCTGCTGATTGTCACGCTGGGCGGGCTGGTACTGGTCTACTCAATGGGCATCCCGTGGATTGCCGCCGTGGCGGGCATTTCCCTGAAGCAGGCCGCCGTCGCCTCGCTGGGCTTCCTGCCGGGCGATCTGGTGAAAGTGGTGCTGGTGGTGGCCATCGTCCGCACGGTGCGGCGCGCCTGGCCAACGCTGGAATAA
- a CDS encoding energy-coupling factor transporter transmembrane component T family protein — protein sequence MTMSDYVAAESAIHRLAPGIKILALALTGTLLFVFPRLECAIAALSAIVLGYPLAHIPARTLLLQLKPLLWLLLLLFAVQWWMVSWQSGLLVVIRLSALMLMAALVTLTTRTSALIEALEKGLFWLRYMRINPAKISLALALALRFIPVLAAITLEVREAQRARGLDNSILAVAVPVMVRTLKMADDIAAALEARAYDPQPQRKT from the coding sequence ATGACGATGAGTGATTACGTGGCCGCAGAGTCAGCCATCCACCGCCTGGCACCGGGGATCAAAATCCTCGCGCTGGCGCTGACGGGCACGCTGCTGTTTGTTTTTCCCCGGCTGGAGTGTGCCATTGCCGCCCTGTCTGCCATCGTGCTGGGTTATCCGCTGGCGCATATTCCCGCGCGTACCCTGCTGCTGCAACTTAAGCCGCTGCTGTGGCTGTTGCTGCTGCTGTTTGCCGTGCAGTGGTGGATGGTGAGCTGGCAGTCCGGCCTGCTGGTGGTAATACGCCTGTCGGCATTAATGCTGATGGCGGCGCTGGTCACGCTAACCACCCGCACCAGCGCGCTGATTGAGGCGCTGGAGAAGGGGCTGTTCTGGCTGCGCTATATGCGCATCAATCCGGCAAAAATCAGCCTGGCGCTGGCGCTGGCGCTACGCTTTATTCCGGTGCTGGCGGCCATTACGCTTGAAGTGCGCGAAGCGCAACGCGCGCGCGGGCTGGATAACAGCATACTGGCCGTGGCCGTGCCGGTGATGGTGCGCACCCTGAAAATGGCTGATGATATCGCCGCTGCGCTGGAAGCTCGCGCTTACGACCCGCAGCCGCAACGTAAAACCTGA
- a CDS encoding energy-coupling factor ABC transporter ATP-binding protein yields the protein MLELQGVSHAFAERQVLNNINLQLSEKRIGIVGSNGCGKSTFARLLNGLLLPKQGEVLVDGLNTRQHGKAVRRKVGFVFQNPDNQIVFPLVEEDLAFGMKNLGLSKTTIRERIDAALARYDMQDLRQHPAHRLSGGQKQLLAISGVLVMEPQYIVFDEPTTLLDLRNKRRIADAIAGLEQTAIVVSHDLEFLQDFDRVLVFEGGQVVADDVPAVALKTYVRMMS from the coding sequence ATGCTGGAACTGCAAGGAGTATCGCACGCGTTCGCTGAACGCCAGGTGCTCAACAACATCAATTTACAACTGAGCGAAAAACGTATCGGCATCGTTGGCAGCAACGGCTGCGGCAAAAGTACCTTTGCCCGGCTGCTGAATGGCCTGCTGCTGCCAAAACAGGGCGAGGTACTGGTCGACGGGCTGAATACCCGCCAGCATGGCAAGGCGGTGCGGCGTAAAGTGGGCTTCGTGTTTCAGAACCCCGATAACCAGATTGTTTTTCCGCTGGTGGAAGAGGATCTGGCTTTCGGCATGAAAAACCTCGGGCTGTCGAAAACCACCATCCGTGAGCGTATCGATGCCGCGCTGGCGCGTTACGATATGCAGGATCTGCGTCAGCATCCGGCACATCGGTTAAGCGGCGGACAAAAGCAGCTGCTGGCGATTTCCGGCGTGCTGGTGATGGAGCCGCAGTATATCGTCTTTGACGAACCGACCACGCTGCTCGATCTGCGCAATAAACGCCGCATTGCCGACGCCATCGCCGGGCTGGAGCAAACCGCCATCGTGGTATCTCACGACCTGGAGTTCTTACAGGATTTTGACCGCGTGCTGGTATTTGAAGGCGGGCAGGTAGTGGCGGATGACGTCCCTGCCGTGGCGCTGAAAACCTATGTCAGGATGATGTCATGA
- a CDS encoding SDR family NAD(P)-dependent oxidoreductase — MRKVALIAGASRGIGHHLARHFYAQGYQLILVARNAQRLASDAATLDAQRVQTLALDVCDYPAVAQQLQQALARHQQLDVLINAAGIFRPGSTQTPLADFSALLATNVTAIHHLCQLCTPWLLKSAAGRIFNLASISGVQPYGSVASYAASKHALVGYSRSIARELGAQGIKVTTLCPDVVNTDMAQGSGLGEDEMLTTADLCRAVDFVMSLSPAAVVEQLTIGRQPRPRQPA; from the coding sequence GTGCGAAAAGTTGCCCTGATCGCCGGTGCCTCGCGGGGTATCGGTCATCATCTTGCCCGCCATTTCTATGCGCAGGGCTATCAGCTGATTTTAGTGGCGCGTAATGCGCAGCGGCTGGCATCCGATGCCGCCACCCTTGATGCGCAGCGCGTGCAGACGCTGGCGCTGGATGTCTGCGACTATCCGGCGGTGGCGCAGCAGCTACAGCAGGCGCTGGCGCGGCATCAGCAGCTTGATGTGCTGATCAACGCCGCCGGGATTTTCCGACCCGGTTCAACGCAAACCCCGCTGGCCGACTTCAGCGCGCTGCTGGCAACCAACGTCACCGCCATTCACCACCTTTGCCAGCTGTGTACCCCGTGGCTGCTGAAATCGGCGGCGGGACGGATCTTTAACCTCGCCTCGATCAGCGGCGTGCAGCCGTACGGCAGCGTAGCCAGCTATGCCGCCAGCAAGCATGCGCTGGTGGGCTACAGCCGCTCCATCGCCCGCGAGCTGGGCGCACAGGGCATTAAGGTCACCACCCTGTGCCCGGACGTGGTGAATACCGATATGGCACAGGGCAGCGGCCTGGGGGAGGATGAAATGCTGACCACCGCCGATCTCTGTCGCGCCGTCGATTTTGTTATGTCGCTGTCGCCGGCTGCGGTGGTTGAACAACTGACCATCGGGCGTCAGCCGCGCCCGCGTCAACCTGCCTGA